In a single window of the Euleptes europaea isolate rEulEur1 chromosome 4, rEulEur1.hap1, whole genome shotgun sequence genome:
- the RPL37 gene encoding 60S ribosomal protein L37 — MTKGTSSFGKRRNKTHTLCRRCGSKAYHLQKSTCGKCGYPAKRKRKYNWSAKAKRRNTTGTGRMRHLKKVYRRFRNGFREGTAPKPKRAAVAASSSS, encoded by the exons ATG ACGAAGGGAACATCCTCCTTTGGCAAGCGCCGCAATAAGACTCACACTTTGTGCCGTCGATGTGGGTCTAAGGCCTACCATCTTCAGAAATCTACGTGTGGGAAATGTGGATATCCTGCTAAACGGAAGAGAAAGT ACAACTGGAGTGCTAAGGCCAAAAGGCGCAATACTACTGGGACTGGACGTATGAGGCATCTGAAAAAGGTCTACAGGAGATTCAG GAATGGATTCCGTGAAGGGACGGCACCAAAGCCTAAGAGAGCTGCTGTTGCAGCATCCAGCTCATCTTAA